One part of the Cottoperca gobio chromosome 14, fCotGob3.1, whole genome shotgun sequence genome encodes these proteins:
- the smyd4 gene encoding protein-lysine N-methyltransferase SMYD4 has protein sequence MMDLPCVQWQDHVAQKWTVLDPELKEKFISLLEIDDVFKCTLTLTNQDDLDFLQSISAGYSVQKDAEQAAICRERGNSCFKTRDYTAAALHYSQGICLAPLSSEQLSLCYANRSAALYHLQHYQESLDDIEGALKNSYPSHLSHKLEDRRTQCLKHLAVDQKAKEDHPNSASKNHKDPDKVKGESVGPLTFGICPQAAVGFSPEKGRHLVAAERIAAGEVFLHDRPYSCVLIPGMEEVKENGGRQDAERGVLLGVEHRRCHRCLTETLCPVPCEGCSYSRYCSTSCQRDAWEEHHRWECPLGADLMVMGVMSQLALRVTLKAGLKNIQMASDPIRDEHTKPEASGLNGESRDSNQPDPFASYYGDSYPSVFHLRHHLDHHSPGVRFLCALTVATLYLKLSKAGPPPASWDISRPLGANSQSPDKEGGLANWSSEMWLLGSAVLRHILQLRCNAQAILMLQDTGTANSPVQSRREIRIATAIFPSLSLLNHSCCPNTSLVFSTGTSLSAEFSDSVAEYRSTDCGVTVTVRAAKVITAGQEILHCYGPHSSRMVTLERQRLLQEQYYFLCQCEACSLQKQQPEEEEEEGSEGRQQCSDVGVGPQSGLLCGKCKASLKKSSSDRGIGFMCSHSSCGHRISSSEVSHRLQEIRVGLEKAVDLMERERPDEALRLLTKTQSQSGLILAELHPLHGELADATARAYATMGDWNNAASHLERSAVAIGFQYGEDSIELGRQLFKLAQLHFNGGARGPALAVIPTVRQLLCLHGGPHCQELQELQAMEDCLRE, from the exons ATGATGGATCTTCCGTGTGTCCAGTGGCAAGATCATGTTGCACAGAAATGGACCGTACTCGACCCCGAGCTAAAGGAAAAGTTCATATCCCTGCTTGAAAtagatgatgtttttaaatgtacccTAACTCTGACAAA CCAAGATGATCTGGACTTCTTGCAGTCAATCTCTGCAGGATACTCTGTACAGAAGGATGCAGAGCAAGCAGCAATATGCAGGGAGAGGGGCAACTCTTGTTTCAAGACCAGAGACTACACTGCAGCCGCTCTGCACTATTCACAG GGCATATGTTTAGCTCCTCTAAGTTCTGAGCAGCTGTCTCTATGTTATGCCAACCGCTCTGCTGCGCTCTACCATCTGCAGCACTACCAG GAATCCCTTGATGACATTGAAGGAGCTCTGAAGAACAGCTATCCCTCTCATCTTTCACACAAACTAGAGGACCGTCGCACACAATGCCTCAAGCATCTCGCCGTGGATCAAAAGGCAAAAGAGGATCATCCTAATTCTGCCTCAAAGAATCATAAAGATCCAGACAAAGTAAAAGGGGAATCTGTTGGACCTCTCACATTTGGGATTTGTCCTCAAGCTGCTGTTGGCTTCAGCCCGGAGAAAGGTCGACACCTTGTGGCTGCAGAGAGAATAGCAGCAGGGGAGGTGTTCCTTCATGACAGGCCATACAGCTGTGTCCTTATACCAGGGATGGAGGAGGTGAAAGAGAATGGAGGAAGGCAGGATGCAGAGAGAGGAGTGTTGCTTGGAGTGGAACACAGGCGCTGTCACAGGTGTTTAACTGAAACTCTGTGTCCTGTGCCGTGTGAGGGCTGCAGCTACAGCCGATACTGTTCAACTTCCTGTCAGCGAGACGCTTGGGAGGAACATCACCGCTGGGAGTGTCCACTGGGAGCAGATCTGATGGTGATGGGTGTGATGTCACAGCTCGCTCTGAGGGTAACACTAAAGGCGGGGTTAAAAAACATCCAAATGGCCAGTGATCCAATCCGAGACGAGCACACAAAGCCAGAGGCAAGCGGCCTTAACGGAGAGTCCAGGGATTCAAATCAACCCGATCCTTTCGCTTCATACTACGGTGACTCTTACCCGAGCGTGTTTCACTTAAGGCACCACCTGGATCACCACAGCCCTGGTGTGCGTTTCCTGTGTGCGCTTACCGTAGCAACACTGTACCTAAAGCTCAGCAAGGCAGGacctcctcctgcctcctgggACATTAGCAGACCCTTAGGGGCGAACAGCCAATCACCAGACAAGGAGGGAGGTCTCGCAAATTGGAGCTCGGAGATGTGGCTACTGGGAAGTGCAGTCCTGAGGCACATCCTGCAGCTAAGGTGTAACGCCCAGGCAATCCTCATGTTGCAAGATACAG GAACGGCAAACTCACCAGTGCAGTCCAGAAGGGAAATTCGCATTGCGACGGCAATATTCCCAAGTCTCAGTCTCCTGAATCACTCCTGCTGTCCCAACACCAGTCTGGTGTTCAGCACTGGAACCAGTCTGTCTGCAGAATTCAGTGACAGTGTGGCTGAGTACAGAAGCACAGACTGTGgagtcactgtcactgtcagagCAGCCAAAGTTATCACTGCTGGACAAGAGATCCTGCACTGCTATG GTCCTCACAGCAGTAGGATGGTGACCCTAGAACGCCAGCGTCTGCTGCAGGAACAGTACTATTTCCTTTGTCAGTGTGAGGCCTGCAGTCTGCAGAAGCAGCAAccggaagaggaggaagaggagggttCAGAGGGCAGACAGCAGTGCTCAGATGTTGGAGTGGGTCCACAGTCTGGACTTCTGTGTGGGAAATGCAAAGCATCCCTCAAA AAAAGCAGCAGCGACAGAGGGATAGGATTTATGTGTTCGCATTCATCCTGTGGTCATCGTATATCTTCATCTGAAGTGAGCCACAGGCTGCAGGAGATCAGGGTCGGTCTGGAGAAGGCTGTGGACCtcatggaaagagagagaccag ATGAGGCTCTGAGACTGTTGACAAAGACCCAGAGTCAGTCTGGACTGATCCTTGCAGAGTTGCACCCACTACACGGGGAGCTCGCAGATGCCACGGCCAGAGCATATGCTACAATGG GTGACTGGAATAATGCTGCATCACATCTGGAGAGAAGCGCTGTAGCTATTGGCTTCCAGTACGGAGAAGACAGTATTGAATTGGGTAGACAACTCTTCAAATTAGCTCAGCTACACTTCAACGG TGGTGCCAGAGGCCCAGCCCTCGCCGTCATCCCCACGGTCAGACAACTCCTCTGCCTTCACGGTGGCCCTCACTGTCAAGAATTACAGGAGCTGCAAGCTATGGAGGACTGTCTACGAGAATAG